The following are from one region of the Hydrogenimonas sp. SS33 genome:
- the hemN gene encoding oxygen-independent coproporphyrinogen III oxidase, giving the protein MSTIDFKQFVKYSKPGPRYTSYPTAVEFSEAFTYDRYVQKLKNRDAKKPLSLYIHLPFCRSACYFCGCNVVFTSKEEKKVRYLDYLSRELDLLAKTMETSSKVVQFHFGGGTPTFFSAEQLDAIMKKVKKTFPNFAKKAEVSCEIDPRFFNEEQMKVLKKHGFNRISFGVQDFDPQVQQAVHRIQPYDITKAAVDLARKYGVESINIDLIYGLPYQTLESFQKTLELAHSLDPDRLAVFNYAHVPWLKKTMRKLDETTIPSPEVKLAILQHTIDYFTSHGYKMIGMDHFAKPDDELFKAIDKGELHRNFQGYTTKGGVDLLGIGLTSIGEGEDYYAQNFKDMEPYEEAIDAGKLPFWRGVELSEDDRIRKAVIMDLMSNFKLDIGKIEKAFGIDFKSYFADALAQLQPMVEEGLVTLSDKAITVSETGTLLIRNIAMPFDAYMQKHAESKKTFSKTV; this is encoded by the coding sequence ATGTCCACCATCGATTTCAAACAGTTCGTCAAATACTCCAAACCGGGCCCCCGCTATACCAGTTACCCCACGGCGGTGGAGTTTTCGGAAGCCTTCACCTACGACCGCTATGTCCAGAAGCTGAAAAACCGGGACGCGAAAAAGCCGCTCTCGCTTTACATTCACCTCCCTTTCTGCCGGAGCGCCTGCTATTTTTGCGGCTGCAACGTGGTCTTTACCTCCAAAGAGGAGAAGAAGGTCCGCTACCTCGACTACCTGAGCCGGGAGCTCGACCTTCTGGCGAAGACGATGGAGACCTCCTCGAAGGTGGTGCAGTTTCACTTCGGCGGCGGGACGCCGACTTTCTTCAGCGCCGAACAGCTCGACGCCATCATGAAAAAGGTGAAGAAAACCTTCCCAAATTTTGCCAAAAAGGCGGAGGTGAGCTGCGAAATCGACCCCCGTTTCTTTAACGAGGAGCAGATGAAGGTGCTCAAGAAGCACGGCTTCAACCGTATCAGCTTCGGGGTGCAGGATTTCGACCCGCAGGTGCAGCAGGCGGTCCACCGCATCCAGCCCTACGACATCACCAAAGCGGCGGTGGACCTGGCGCGCAAATATGGTGTGGAGAGCATCAACATCGATCTGATCTACGGTCTGCCCTACCAGACCCTGGAGAGCTTCCAAAAGACCCTGGAGCTGGCCCACTCCCTCGACCCCGACCGGCTGGCGGTCTTCAACTACGCCCATGTGCCCTGGCTCAAAAAGACGATGCGCAAGCTCGACGAGACGACGATCCCCAGCCCCGAGGTGAAACTGGCGATTCTGCAGCACACCATCGACTACTTTACGTCGCATGGCTACAAGATGATCGGAATGGACCATTTCGCCAAACCCGACGACGAACTCTTCAAAGCGATCGACAAAGGGGAGCTGCACCGCAACTTCCAGGGTTACACGACCAAGGGAGGCGTGGATTTGCTCGGCATCGGCCTCACTTCCATAGGGGAGGGGGAGGACTACTACGCCCAGAACTTCAAGGATATGGAGCCCTACGAAGAGGCCATCGACGCCGGGAAGCTCCCTTTCTGGCGGGGCGTGGAACTGAGCGAGGACGACCGCATCCGCAAAGCGGTCATCATGGATCTGATGAGCAACTTCAAGCTCGACATCGGCAAAATCGAGAAGGCGTTCGGCATCGACTTCAAAAGCTATTTCGCCGACGCCCTGGCGCAGCTTCAGCCGATGGTGGAAGAGGGGCTCGTCACCCTATCCGACAAGGCGATCACCGTCTCGGAGACCGGGACCCTGCTCATTCGCAACATCGCCATGCCGTTTGACGCCTACATGCAAAAACACGCCGAAAGCAAAAAGACCTTCAGCAAGACGGTTTGA
- a CDS encoding (Fe-S)-binding protein gives MFNYTSVSDACIKCGKCIPVCTIHQVHPDETTSPRGFIDLLGAHERGELEVDKTARDIFESCFLCTACTEVCPNDLPTDMVIEEVRKEIADKYGIAWYKRLFFFLLRHRKIMDIASKLGYVFRTCALQDNEKYGGMTPRFRLPIIKKDRLLPSMASVSVLNSYPENLSHGGEGRVAIFIGCLANYNYTGIGHALVKILKALEIDVFFAKEQKCCAAPAYFTGDFATVETLAKKNIAYFESFIDEVDAIIVPEATCSAMIKHDWEVFFRNRGMYDWAERAKRLNKKIFMATEWLANHTCLPDLLEARGVKKDLLVTYHDPCHARKVQGIYKEPRALIGKSYRFTEMSDPNRCCGFGGVTMQTEKFHLAEAAGKPKAAMIDATGADVVAAECSACRMQLSDALHRNESRAVFKNPIELIADALEEA, from the coding sequence ATGTTCAACTATACCTCAGTCAGCGACGCCTGTATCAAGTGCGGGAAGTGTATTCCGGTCTGTACGATCCACCAGGTGCATCCGGACGAGACCACCAGCCCGAGGGGCTTCATCGACCTGCTCGGTGCCCACGAGCGGGGAGAGCTGGAGGTGGACAAAACCGCCAGGGATATCTTCGAGAGCTGTTTTCTCTGCACCGCCTGCACCGAAGTGTGCCCCAACGACCTGCCCACCGACATGGTCATCGAAGAGGTGCGCAAGGAGATCGCCGACAAATACGGCATCGCCTGGTACAAGCGGCTCTTCTTCTTCCTGCTGCGCCACCGCAAGATCATGGATATCGCCAGCAAGCTGGGGTACGTCTTTCGCACCTGCGCCCTGCAGGATAACGAGAAATATGGGGGCATGACCCCCAGATTCCGCCTTCCCATCATCAAAAAGGACCGCCTGCTGCCCAGCATGGCTTCCGTCAGCGTCCTCAACAGCTACCCCGAAAACCTTTCCCACGGCGGGGAGGGGAGGGTCGCCATCTTCATCGGCTGCCTCGCCAACTACAACTATACCGGCATCGGCCACGCCCTCGTGAAGATTCTCAAAGCCCTGGAGATCGACGTCTTTTTCGCCAAAGAGCAGAAGTGCTGCGCGGCGCCGGCCTACTTTACAGGCGATTTCGCGACCGTCGAGACGCTGGCGAAGAAGAATATCGCCTATTTCGAAAGCTTCATCGACGAGGTCGACGCCATCATCGTGCCCGAAGCGACCTGCTCGGCGATGATCAAGCACGACTGGGAGGTCTTTTTCAGAAACCGCGGAATGTACGACTGGGCGGAGCGGGCGAAGCGGCTGAACAAAAAAATTTTCATGGCCACCGAGTGGCTGGCCAACCACACCTGCCTGCCCGACCTGCTGGAGGCGCGGGGCGTGAAAAAAGATCTGCTGGTGACCTACCACGACCCCTGCCATGCCCGGAAGGTGCAGGGCATCTACAAAGAGCCGCGTGCACTCATCGGAAAGAGCTACCGTTTCACGGAGATGAGCGACCCCAACCGCTGCTGCGGCTTCGGCGGGGTGACGATGCAGACGGAGAAGTTTCATCTGGCCGAGGCGGCGGGCAAACCCAAAGCCGCCATGATCGACGCGACGGGCGCCGACGTGGTGGCCGCCGAGTGCAGCGCCTGCCGGATGCAGCTCAGCGACGCGCTTCACAGGAACGAGAGCCGCGCCGTCTTCAAAAACCCCATCGAGCTGATCGCCGATGCGCTGGAGGAGGCGTGA
- a CDS encoding META domain-containing protein, with amino-acid sequence MAKRFAWLLSLLLLWQGCAVVNENGHAADGACEAKLYGRTWRLLTIDNEEVGLKFPATLTIARDGKMGGFDGCNRYFGKAEVTPTDITFGPVGSTRKYCMGRPGEVEKAMLGMFRGTKWWHFDPRNRLVIFDDEHRLIFAEER; translated from the coding sequence ATGGCAAAAAGATTCGCTTGGCTCCTTTCCCTTCTGCTGCTTTGGCAGGGGTGTGCCGTCGTGAACGAAAACGGCCACGCCGCCGACGGCGCCTGCGAAGCGAAACTCTACGGCAGGACGTGGCGGCTCCTGACTATCGACAACGAGGAGGTCGGACTCAAATTCCCCGCCACACTGACCATCGCCCGTGACGGGAAGATGGGCGGGTTCGACGGCTGTAACCGCTATTTCGGCAAAGCGGAGGTCACGCCCACCGACATCACCTTCGGCCCCGTCGGCTCGACGCGGAAATACTGCATGGGACGCCCCGGCGAGGTGGAAAAGGCGATGCTGGGCATGTTCAGGGGGACCAAATGGTGGCATTTCGACCCCCGGAACCGTCTCGTGATTTTCGACGACGAACACCGCCTCATCTTC